A window of Bradyrhizobium sp. AZCC 1610 contains these coding sequences:
- a CDS encoding TIGR00730 family Rossman fold protein, whose protein sequence is MDQIKTEQIRTVCVYCGSGAGSSPRFVEAALALGKAFAENSIRLVYGGGSVGLMGAIAKSTLDHGGLVTGIIPDFLKSRELALSRVQEMIVTPDMHERKRLMFERSDAFVALPGGIGTLEELVEQMTWQQLGRHSKPVLLANIDGFWEPLIALLAHMRATEFIRPSLDIDILKAERVEDIVPRLRAAAARAPEGTKEMAPELARKL, encoded by the coding sequence ATGGATCAAATCAAAACCGAACAAATCAGAACCGTTTGTGTCTATTGCGGCTCCGGCGCCGGCTCCAGCCCCCGCTTTGTCGAAGCTGCCCTCGCATTGGGAAAGGCGTTTGCCGAGAACAGTATCCGGCTCGTCTATGGCGGCGGATCGGTCGGCCTGATGGGCGCGATCGCCAAATCCACGCTGGATCACGGCGGCTTGGTCACCGGGATCATTCCGGATTTTCTCAAGTCCCGCGAGCTCGCGCTGTCACGCGTTCAAGAAATGATCGTCACGCCCGACATGCACGAGCGCAAGCGGCTGATGTTCGAGCGCTCGGATGCCTTCGTCGCGCTTCCCGGCGGCATCGGCACGCTGGAGGAACTGGTCGAACAGATGACCTGGCAGCAACTCGGCCGCCACTCCAAGCCGGTGCTGCTCGCCAATATCGACGGCTTCTGGGAGCCGCTGATCGCGCTGCTGGCGCATATGCGCGCAACCGAATTCATCCGTCCGTCACTGGATATCGACATTCTCAAGGCTGAACGGGTCGAGGACATCGTGCCGCGCCTGCGCGCCGCTGCCGCCCGCGCTCCCGAAGGCACCAAGGAAATGGCGCCGGAATTGGCGCGGAAGCTTTAG
- a CDS encoding ABCB family ABC transporter ATP-binding protein/permease codes for MADPDSLDGATRPPADNSPEKATLTGTLVHLWPYIWPGDRADLKMRVVWSMVLLLAAKLATLIVPFTFKWAIDALNGTGSAPVEPSNWTLWLIASPLLMTASYGAVRVLMAVLTQFRDGIFARVAMHAVRKLAYITFVHMHELSLRFHLERKTGGLTRVLERGRTGIEVIVRMVILQLIPTIVEVSLLMAVLLWQFDWRYVLVTAITVVIYMYYTYIATEWRIEIRRKMNDSDTEANTKAIDSLLNYETVKYFSAESREAERYDRSMERYEHNSVKTYTSLAVLNAGQAVVFTIGLTATMLMCALGVRNGTNTVGDFVMVNAMMIQLYQPLNFMGMVYREIKQAIIDIEKMFNVLQRNPEIKDIPGAAPLIVSSGNVRFDDVRFAYDPERPILKGLSFEVPAGKTVAIVGPSGAGKSTISRLLFRLYDVSSGKILIDGQDIRNVTQASLRASIGMVPQDTVLFNDTIRYNIRYGRWDANDAEVEQAAQLAQIDSFIRMSPKGYETQVGERGLKLSGGEKQRVAIARTVLKAPPILVLDEATSALDSHTEHEIQEALERVSRGRTSLVIAHRLSTIVGADEIIVLDQGRIAERGTHIMLLASGGLYASMWNRQREAEEAREKLAQIGDGNEAPNRAPPPVDDPLNEPSRDPPKPKDPLATAAE; via the coding sequence ATGGCTGATCCTGATTCGCTTGACGGTGCCACCCGGCCTCCGGCCGACAACTCTCCCGAAAAAGCGACCCTGACCGGGACGCTGGTGCATCTGTGGCCCTATATCTGGCCCGGCGACCGCGCGGATCTGAAGATGCGCGTGGTCTGGTCGATGGTGCTGCTGCTGGCGGCGAAGCTTGCGACGCTGATTGTGCCGTTTACCTTCAAATGGGCGATCGACGCGCTCAACGGCACGGGCTCTGCGCCGGTCGAGCCGTCGAACTGGACGCTGTGGCTAATCGCTTCGCCCTTGCTGATGACTGCAAGCTACGGCGCGGTGCGGGTGCTGATGGCGGTATTGACGCAGTTTCGCGACGGCATCTTCGCCCGCGTCGCGATGCATGCGGTGCGCAAGCTCGCCTACATCACCTTCGTTCACATGCACGAATTGTCGCTGCGCTTTCACCTGGAGCGCAAGACCGGCGGCTTGACGCGCGTGCTGGAGCGCGGCCGCACCGGCATCGAGGTGATCGTGCGGATGGTGATCCTGCAGTTGATCCCGACCATCGTCGAGGTCTCGCTCTTGATGGCGGTGCTGCTGTGGCAGTTCGACTGGCGCTACGTGCTGGTCACCGCGATCACCGTCGTGATCTACATGTACTACACCTATATCGCGACCGAATGGCGGATCGAAATTCGCCGCAAGATGAACGATTCCGACACCGAGGCGAACACCAAGGCGATCGACTCGCTGCTCAATTACGAGACGGTGAAATATTTCAGCGCGGAGAGCCGCGAGGCCGAACGCTACGACCGCTCGATGGAGCGCTACGAGCACAACAGCGTGAAGACCTATACCTCGCTGGCGGTGCTCAATGCCGGGCAGGCGGTCGTCTTCACCATCGGCCTCACCGCGACCATGCTGATGTGCGCGCTCGGTGTCCGCAACGGCACCAATACGGTCGGCGATTTCGTCATGGTCAACGCCATGATGATCCAGCTCTACCAGCCGCTGAATTTCATGGGCATGGTCTATCGCGAGATCAAGCAGGCGATCATCGACATCGAGAAGATGTTCAACGTGCTGCAGCGCAATCCCGAGATCAAGGACATCCCGGGTGCTGCGCCCTTGATCGTGAGCTCGGGCAATGTGCGCTTCGACGACGTGCGGTTTGCCTATGATCCGGAGCGGCCGATCCTCAAAGGCCTCAGTTTCGAAGTGCCCGCCGGCAAGACGGTGGCGATCGTCGGTCCCTCGGGCGCCGGCAAGTCGACGATCTCGCGGCTGCTGTTCCGCCTCTATGACGTCTCCAGCGGAAAAATCCTGATCGACGGCCAGGACATCAGGAACGTGACGCAGGCGAGCCTGCGCGCCTCGATCGGCATGGTGCCGCAGGATACCGTGCTGTTCAACGACACCATCCGCTACAACATCCGCTACGGCCGCTGGGACGCCAACGATGCCGAGGTGGAGCAGGCGGCGCAACTGGCGCAGATCGACAGCTTCATCCGGATGTCGCCGAAGGGATACGAAACCCAGGTCGGCGAACGCGGCCTGAAATTGTCCGGCGGCGAGAAGCAGCGCGTGGCGATTGCGCGCACCGTGCTGAAGGCGCCGCCGATCCTGGTGCTGGATGAGGCGACGTCCGCGCTCGACAGCCACACCGAGCATGAAATCCAGGAAGCGCTGGAGCGCGTCTCGCGTGGCCGCACGTCGCTGGTGATCGCACACCGGCTGTCGACCATCGTTGGCGCCGACGAAATTATCGTGCTGGATCAAGGGCGCATCGCCGAGCGCGGCACCCATATCATGCTTTTGGCGTCCGGCGGGCTCTATGCCAGTATGTGGAACAGGCAGCGCGAAGCCGAGGAGGCGCGGGAGAAGCTCGCCCAGATCGGCGACGGCAACGAGGCGCCGAACCGTGCCCCGCCGCCGGTCGATGATCCGCTCAATGAGCCGTCCAGAGACCCGCCCAAACCCAAAGATCCCTTGGCAACCGCCGCGGAATAA
- a CDS encoding phosphatidylserine decarboxylase, with translation MSIANSIRAQIPPIHPEGYPFIGGFALVSLILFWIWTPLGWIGTLLTVWCALFFRDPVRVTPVRDGILVSPADGRVSMIAQVLPPAELGLGDRPLLRISVFMSVFNCHVNRSPVSGRIDRIVYRPGTFVNAELDKASEDNERNSLVISTTNGRIGVVQIAGLVARRIVSFVREGQSIGAGERFGLIRFGSRLDVYLPEGSKSLVSEGQTAVAGETILADFGSSEQGRTFRAD, from the coding sequence ATGTCGATTGCGAATTCCATCCGTGCGCAGATTCCGCCGATCCATCCCGAGGGCTATCCTTTCATCGGCGGCTTTGCGCTGGTCAGCCTGATCCTGTTCTGGATCTGGACGCCGCTCGGCTGGATCGGCACGCTTTTGACGGTCTGGTGCGCGCTGTTCTTCCGCGATCCCGTTCGCGTCACGCCGGTGCGCGATGGCATCTTGGTGTCGCCGGCCGATGGCCGTGTCTCGATGATCGCGCAAGTTTTGCCGCCGGCCGAACTCGGTCTCGGCGACCGGCCGCTGCTGCGCATTTCGGTCTTCATGAGCGTGTTCAACTGCCACGTGAACCGCAGCCCGGTGTCGGGCCGCATCGACCGTATCGTCTACCGGCCCGGCACCTTCGTCAACGCCGAGCTCGACAAGGCCAGCGAAGACAATGAGCGCAATTCGCTTGTCATCTCGACCACGAACGGGCGGATCGGCGTGGTCCAGATCGCCGGCCTGGTGGCGCGGCGGATTGTCTCATTCGTGCGGGAAGGCCAGTCGATCGGCGCCGGCGAGCGGTTCGGCCTGATTCGTTTCGGCTCGCGTCTGGACGTTTATTTGCCCGAAGGTTCGAAATCGCTGGTTTCCGAGGGCCAGACCGCGGTTGCCGGCGAGACGATTTTGGCCGATTTCGGGTCGAGCGAGCAGGGCCGGACGTTTCGGGCCGATTAA
- a CDS encoding CDP-alcohol phosphatidyltransferase family protein, translated as MTPDPKYPELRRRRFRPIPVRMLVPNVITLLAICAGLTAIRLSIEGRMELAVAAIVFAAVLDGVDGRVARMIKGQSKFGAELDSLADFVNFGVAPGLMLYFWQLQELNNGGWIAAMVFAIAGGLRLARFNASIDDPNKPAFAANYFTGVPAPAGAILAMLPFYLSFLGVPKPPAMLTAGYILVIAFLMVSRLPVFSGKTVRMRVPPEMVLPVFVSVVFFVALLIGYPWHILSIGSVLYLGSLPWGWKSYRDHERKAAAAQPPATAEAAAPSTPAAAFPPAPSDTEDERPVRLN; from the coding sequence CTGACCCCAGATCCCAAATACCCTGAACTGCGCCGCCGCCGGTTTCGCCCGATCCCGGTGCGGATGCTGGTGCCCAACGTCATCACCTTGCTCGCGATCTGCGCCGGGCTGACGGCGATCCGCCTGTCGATCGAAGGGCGGATGGAGCTTGCGGTTGCCGCCATCGTATTCGCAGCCGTCCTCGACGGGGTCGACGGCCGTGTCGCGCGCATGATCAAGGGCCAGTCGAAATTCGGCGCCGAACTCGACAGCCTTGCGGATTTCGTCAATTTTGGCGTTGCGCCCGGCCTGATGCTGTACTTCTGGCAGCTGCAAGAGCTGAACAATGGCGGCTGGATCGCGGCGATGGTGTTTGCGATCGCGGGCGGCCTGCGGCTCGCGCGCTTCAATGCCAGTATCGACGATCCGAACAAACCCGCCTTTGCGGCGAATTATTTCACCGGCGTACCGGCGCCGGCCGGCGCCATCCTTGCGATGCTGCCGTTCTATCTGTCGTTTCTCGGCGTCCCGAAGCCGCCGGCGATGCTGACCGCGGGCTATATACTTGTCATCGCGTTCCTGATGGTGTCGCGCCTGCCGGTGTTTTCCGGCAAGACTGTGCGGATGCGCGTGCCGCCCGAAATGGTGCTGCCGGTTTTCGTCTCCGTGGTGTTCTTCGTCGCACTGCTGATCGGCTATCCCTGGCACATCCTGTCGATCGGCTCGGTGCTCTACCTCGGAAGCCTGCCCTGGGGGTGGAAGTCCTATCGCGACCATGAGCGCAAGGCGGCAGCGGCGCAGCCGCCTGCCACGGCTGAAGCCGCCGCGCCGTCAACTCCGGCGGCGGCCTTTCCGCCGGCCCCAAGCGATACCGAGGACGAGCGGCCGGTTCGGCTCAACTGA
- a CDS encoding RraA family protein: protein MARYDTPTICNAMEIVAPERRLIGYTTKPLVCPFPDLPPMVGYARTVTIRSVLKSTLPADEQAKRRIAYYEYVGTGFGPRITVIQDIDGADVGYGAFWGEVQSNVHKALGCLGVITDGSIRDIPQWAPGFQALAGSVGPSHAWVHAENWGGEVRVAGMTVHSDDLIHADQHGAIVIPVDIAAKIPEAAELCGRRETPILEIARSPDFTLEKLKEALKRSSEIH, encoded by the coding sequence CTGGCGCGCTATGACACGCCGACGATCTGCAACGCGATGGAAATCGTCGCGCCGGAGCGCCGCCTGATCGGCTACACCACCAAGCCGCTGGTCTGCCCGTTTCCCGATTTGCCGCCCATGGTCGGCTATGCCCGCACCGTGACGATCCGCTCGGTGCTCAAATCTACCCTTCCAGCCGACGAGCAGGCGAAGCGCCGCATCGCCTATTACGAATATGTCGGCACCGGCTTCGGTCCGCGCATCACCGTGATCCAGGATATCGATGGCGCCGATGTCGGCTACGGCGCGTTCTGGGGCGAGGTGCAGAGCAACGTGCACAAGGCGCTCGGCTGCCTCGGCGTCATCACCGACGGCTCGATCCGCGACATCCCGCAATGGGCGCCGGGTTTCCAGGCGCTGGCCGGTTCGGTCGGGCCGTCGCACGCCTGGGTTCACGCCGAAAACTGGGGCGGCGAAGTGCGCGTCGCGGGCATGACCGTGCATTCCGACGATCTGATCCACGCCGACCAGCACGGCGCCATCGTGATCCCGGTCGACATCGCGGCGAAGATTCCGGAAGCCGCCGAACTCTGCGGCCGGCGCGAAACGCCGATCCTGGAGATCGCACGCAGCCCGGACTTCACGCTCGAAAAGCTCAAAGAGGCGCTGAAGCGTTCGTCCGAGATCCACTGA
- a CDS encoding Bug family tripartite tricarboxylate transporter substrate binding protein → MKGFWAALSFLILFGAAAAQAQTYPSRPITLVVPFPPGGSTDAAARIMAERMRATLGQSVVIENVGGAGGSIGVGRVARAAPDGYTFDIGQWDTHVGSIIYKLDYDLEKDFEPIALVSNNPQLMVAKKDLPANTLAELVAWMKENPGKINFVNQNAAANVTGVMFENLTKQKVQFIPYRGAGPAMTDLISGTVDLLVVQGAVALPQIRAGKIKALANLSATRSASMPDIPTADETGVPGPYMSGWFAFWAPKGTPKDVIARLNTATVEALADPAIQKRFTELGLDIAPRAQQTPEGLAAFQKAEIEKWWPIIKAAGIGVQAQ, encoded by the coding sequence ATGAAGGGGTTCTGGGCGGCGCTGTCATTCTTGATCCTCTTCGGTGCTGCGGCTGCGCAGGCGCAAACCTATCCCTCCCGCCCGATCACGCTGGTGGTGCCGTTCCCGCCGGGAGGATCGACCGATGCCGCCGCCCGGATCATGGCCGAGCGGATGCGCGCAACGCTCGGGCAATCCGTCGTGATCGAAAATGTCGGCGGCGCCGGCGGCAGCATTGGTGTCGGGCGCGTCGCCCGCGCCGCGCCTGATGGCTACACCTTCGACATCGGCCAGTGGGACACCCACGTCGGCAGCATCATCTACAAGCTCGACTACGACCTCGAAAAAGACTTCGAGCCGATCGCGCTTGTTTCCAACAATCCCCAGCTCATGGTCGCCAAGAAAGACCTGCCAGCGAACACGCTGGCCGAACTGGTCGCGTGGATGAAGGAAAACCCCGGCAAGATCAACTTCGTCAACCAGAACGCGGCGGCGAACGTCACCGGCGTGATGTTCGAGAACCTGACCAAGCAGAAAGTGCAGTTCATTCCCTATCGCGGCGCAGGTCCCGCGATGACCGACCTGATCTCCGGTACGGTGGATCTGCTGGTCGTGCAGGGCGCGGTGGCGCTGCCGCAAATCCGCGCCGGCAAGATCAAGGCGCTCGCCAATCTCTCGGCCACGCGCTCGGCCTCGATGCCTGACATTCCGACCGCGGACGAGACCGGCGTGCCCGGCCCCTATATGTCCGGCTGGTTCGCCTTCTGGGCGCCAAAGGGCACGCCGAAGGATGTTATCGCCAGGCTCAACACCGCGACGGTGGAGGCGCTGGCCGACCCCGCGATCCAGAAGCGGTTTACCGAATTGGGGCTAGACATCGCGCCCCGCGCGCAGCAGACGCCGGAAGGGTTGGCCGCCTTCCAGAAGGCCGAGATCGAAAAATGGTGGCCGATCATCAAGGCCGCCGGGATCGGCGTGCAGGCGCAGTGA
- a CDS encoding motility protein A, with protein sequence MDITTLVGLVVGGIVLSTLILMGGDFRMFYDIHAVIIIFGGSFAATLIRFPLSAILHGMPLGAKFAFTMSRLSARDLVDELARIAEIARKQGPVGLEKVETDEPFLAKGIRYVADGYDLEFIRDNMERDRDNFLMHLNEGSKIYRAIGDCAPAFGMIGTLLGMVQMFSNMSDPSKLGPFMAVALLATLYGALVANLICLPIADKLHGKLIDEETNRTLIIDGILMIRDSKSPALVREMLLAYLPEKHRHEEGELAPA encoded by the coding sequence ATGGATATCACCACGCTCGTTGGCCTGGTCGTCGGCGGCATCGTCCTGTCGACGCTGATCTTGATGGGCGGTGACTTCCGGATGTTCTACGACATCCATGCCGTCATCATCATCTTCGGCGGTTCGTTCGCGGCGACACTGATCCGCTTTCCGCTCAGCGCGATCCTCCATGGCATGCCGCTCGGTGCAAAATTCGCCTTCACCATGAGCCGGCTCTCGGCGCGCGATCTGGTCGACGAACTGGCGCGGATTGCGGAAATCGCACGCAAGCAGGGCCCGGTCGGGCTGGAAAAGGTCGAGACCGACGAGCCGTTTCTCGCCAAGGGCATCCGCTACGTCGCCGACGGCTACGATCTCGAATTCATCCGCGACAACATGGAGCGCGACCGCGACAACTTCCTGATGCACCTGAACGAGGGCTCGAAGATCTATCGCGCCATCGGCGACTGCGCCCCGGCGTTCGGCATGATCGGCACGCTGCTCGGCATGGTGCAGATGTTCTCCAACATGTCGGACCCTTCGAAACTCGGTCCATTCATGGCTGTGGCCTTGCTGGCGACCCTTTACGGTGCGCTGGTGGCCAACCTGATCTGTCTGCCGATCGCCGACAAGCTGCACGGCAAGCTGATCGACGAGGAAACCAATCGCACGTTGATCATCGACGGCATCCTGATGATCCGCGATTCCAAGAGCCCGGCGCTGGTGCGTGAAATGCTGCTGGCCTATCTGCCCGAGAAGCATCGCCACGAGGAAGGCGAACTGGCTCCGGCTTGA
- a CDS encoding OmpA/MotB family protein — translation MAKKKREEAHGGHGWFVTFADLMALLLAFFVMLVAFSSQDKDKLKIVAGSMREAFGVQTESRYSGIVESDGLPTRPKLKNVEHISPEDSSNTPTPDEKDRQRETGARLKVDREFALASASLRQALQDMPELTEMSKHIMFEETKEGLNLEIVDQDGRSMFADGSKVPFDRTRRLIQKLAVPLKATPLRVRIVGHTSAGFVPARSEYGPFDLSADRANVVRQILEREGLPASHIYAVGGRADSQPLFPDDPTLSANRRVTITLMRENPPLPPNLKP, via the coding sequence ATGGCCAAGAAAAAGCGCGAAGAGGCACATGGCGGTCACGGCTGGTTCGTGACGTTCGCCGATCTGATGGCGCTGCTGCTGGCATTCTTCGTGATGCTGGTCGCGTTTTCCAGTCAGGATAAGGACAAGCTGAAAATCGTTGCCGGCTCGATGCGCGAAGCGTTCGGCGTGCAGACCGAATCCCGATATTCTGGAATCGTCGAATCCGACGGCCTGCCGACGCGCCCGAAGCTGAAAAATGTCGAGCATATTTCGCCCGAGGATTCCTCCAATACCCCGACGCCTGACGAGAAGGACCGTCAGCGCGAAACCGGCGCCCGCTTGAAGGTCGATCGCGAGTTCGCGCTCGCCTCGGCCTCATTGCGCCAGGCGCTGCAGGACATGCCGGAACTGACCGAAATGTCCAAGCACATCATGTTTGAGGAAACCAAAGAGGGTCTCAATCTCGAAATCGTCGACCAGGATGGCCGCTCGATGTTCGCCGACGGCTCCAAGGTCCCCTTCGACCGCACCCGCCGGCTGATCCAGAAACTGGCCGTGCCGTTGAAGGCGACGCCGCTGCGGGTCAGAATTGTCGGCCACACCTCGGCCGGTTTCGTGCCGGCGCGCAGCGAATATGGCCCGTTCGATCTGTCGGCGGACCGCGCCAACGTCGTGCGCCAGATCCTCGAACGCGAGGGGCTGCCGGCATCCCACATCTACGCCGTCGGCGGCAGGGCCGACAGCCAGCCATTGTTTCCCGATGATCCGACATTGTCGGCAAACCGCCGCGTCACCATCACATTGATGCGCGAAAATCCGCCGCTTCCACCCAACCTGAAGCCGTAA
- a CDS encoding potassium transporter Kup, whose product MAVSVTSTEAHEGHGQATSGFWALTLGSIGVVFGDIGTSPLYAFREAVTHAAEGQPVSRIIVLGVLSLILWSLFIVVTAKYVLLLLRADNNGEGGTLSLMALGQRALGRRSWPLLALGVVGASMFIGDSMITPAISVLSAVEGLKLVTPALEHYVVPLTIFILVVLFSVQSSGTARVASLFGPVMVVWFATLTILGLIHISDDPTVLYAINPWYAIQFMLSHGTIGLVTMGLVFLAVTGGEALYADLGHFGRKPIQTGWFYFVMPALLINYFGQGALVLADPAAIQNPFYRLVPEILLLPMVVLATAATVIASQAVITGAFSLIRQAVQLGLLPRFEVRYTSETHAGQIYLPRVNRLLLIGVVLLVLLFRTSSGLASAYGIAVSTTMVVDGIMGFVVIWKLWNWRAATAAAVILPLVVVDMSFFAANLLKLLEGAWVPLLFGVAVAVMIWTWRRGAAILTAKTRRIEVPLADLIKSLEKRPPHIVKGTAVFLTSDPSFVPTAMMHNLKHNKVLHEHNVILTIETAQTPRVDPSERVKMETISEKFSTVRLRFGFMESPNVPKALVIARKLGWQFDIMATSFFVSRRSLKPSAQSGMPLWQDHLFIAMSRSANDATDYFEIPTGRVVEVGTQVTI is encoded by the coding sequence ATGGCTGTCAGCGTCACATCTACCGAAGCCCATGAGGGGCACGGGCAGGCCACCTCAGGCTTTTGGGCCCTGACGCTGGGGAGCATCGGCGTCGTGTTCGGCGATATCGGCACCTCGCCGCTGTATGCGTTTCGCGAGGCCGTCACCCACGCGGCGGAGGGCCAGCCGGTATCACGCATCATCGTGCTCGGTGTGCTCTCGCTGATCCTGTGGTCGCTCTTCATCGTCGTGACGGCCAAATATGTGCTGCTGCTGTTGCGCGCCGACAACAACGGCGAGGGCGGTACGCTTTCCCTGATGGCGCTGGGGCAACGGGCGTTGGGCCGCCGGAGCTGGCCTCTGCTGGCGCTCGGCGTCGTCGGCGCCTCGATGTTCATCGGCGATTCCATGATTACGCCGGCGATTTCGGTGTTGTCGGCGGTCGAAGGTCTCAAGCTCGTCACGCCCGCGCTCGAACATTACGTGGTGCCGCTGACGATCTTCATTCTCGTCGTGCTGTTCTCGGTGCAGAGCAGTGGCACCGCGCGCGTCGCCTCGCTGTTCGGGCCGGTCATGGTGGTCTGGTTCGCAACGCTGACGATTTTGGGCCTGATCCACATCAGCGACGATCCTACGGTGCTCTACGCGATCAATCCCTGGTACGCGATCCAGTTCATGCTTTCGCACGGCACTATCGGACTGGTGACAATGGGTTTGGTGTTTCTGGCCGTGACCGGCGGCGAGGCGCTTTATGCGGACCTCGGCCATTTCGGACGCAAGCCGATCCAGACCGGCTGGTTCTATTTCGTGATGCCAGCGCTCTTGATCAATTACTTCGGGCAAGGCGCGCTGGTGTTGGCCGACCCGGCGGCGATCCAAAATCCGTTTTACCGGTTGGTTCCTGAAATCCTGCTGTTGCCGATGGTCGTGCTGGCGACCGCCGCGACCGTGATCGCGAGCCAGGCGGTGATAACCGGCGCTTTTTCGCTGATCCGCCAGGCGGTGCAGCTCGGCCTCCTGCCACGGTTCGAGGTGCGCTATACCTCGGAGACGCATGCCGGCCAGATCTACCTGCCGCGCGTCAACCGGCTGCTGCTGATCGGTGTCGTGCTGCTGGTGCTGCTGTTCCGCACCTCGAGCGGTCTGGCTTCGGCCTACGGCATCGCCGTCTCCACGACCATGGTGGTCGACGGCATCATGGGCTTTGTGGTGATCTGGAAATTGTGGAACTGGCGCGCAGCGACGGCGGCGGCCGTAATCCTGCCCCTCGTCGTCGTCGACATGAGCTTCTTCGCCGCAAATTTGCTGAAGCTGCTCGAAGGCGCCTGGGTGCCGCTGCTGTTCGGCGTCGCCGTGGCGGTGATGATCTGGACCTGGCGGCGGGGTGCCGCGATCCTGACCGCGAAGACGCGGCGCATCGAGGTGCCGCTGGCGGACCTGATCAAGAGCCTGGAAAAGCGGCCGCCCCACATCGTCAAGGGCACGGCGGTGTTTCTGACCTCCGATCCGAGCTTCGTGCCGACCGCGATGATGCATAACCTCAAGCACAACAAGGTGCTGCACGAACACAATGTGATCCTGACCATCGAAACCGCCCAGACGCCGCGGGTCGATCCGTCCGAGCGCGTCAAGATGGAAACCATCAGCGAGAAGTTCTCCACGGTGCGGCTGCGGTTTGGCTTCATGGAATCGCCGAACGTGCCCAAGGCGCTGGTGATCGCGCGCAAGCTCGGCTGGCAGTTCGACATCATGGCAACCTCGTTCTTCGTGTCGCGGCGGTCGCTCAAGCCGTCGGCGCAGTCGGGCATGCCGCTGTGGCAGGATCATTTGTTCATCGCGATGAGCCGGTCGGCGAACGACGCCACCGACTACTTCGAGATCCCCACGGGGCGGGTGGTGGAAGTTGGAACTCAAGTAACCATCTGA